In a genomic window of Bemisia tabaci chromosome 1, PGI_BMITA_v3:
- the LOC109033309 gene encoding proteasome adapter and scaffold protein ECM29 isoform X5, with amino-acid sequence MQTGQETKRTDALTQVLLERVFLRVGSADSEEQLANCISKFLAPVLLKLSTSHDTVRNKVVELLTHLNKRLKTYKTMQLPLLELLDTYRNTTSSFVQNFTIIYIKVGFPRMSVEEQLDLLPALFSAVEGKPQNNMESIIMLFLESLVNIKVSVFMKRRNDIFDGKPKLTKVLLDYTLDILLLPIVKYDSIPPGMSEYSHNRVISELSDPSYRTDKTDLEKLKITIIELLSSQIFEYEKLLTHAVIASKDPRTSVCQKGENLLAVLLKSIKKFGQETTLPLYALFTGSDNSVQIEKSKQKNSLSPAVKVKILEILIKIRQGAIIWPACIQIAFLALQLGTTENKDMKLMSLGFQFTHLMISEVRTEELEKVAIVLLNSAFLKILDPKSDYSDTLRQQAYTSAGLLVKKVPFLVRDNIKIVFNFFNALSEVENHDTKVAIKEALISMSSAFRDNKINEAMLDELLTFLATQCDASVLSGFAVIHYLVNVFPTSNASARFILLLIAGKSHPDLSEEAKKHLYGYDHNIESEMKLEDLPSFCNMTETVLRELESRSPIDFNKPGTRLPMPVSNLSLIFSDLSLCLKHSAGIKSISCHMRHPSNETPKVAHYLKHLHTSQPKILSDYVQLLQRALETEVNFAPLFCLVECVGTIPEIIVPQLTIKLDLLETLFGHSREDIRENIALLYGPFTSYSLTDTEFDDRIFKICESSLDPASKALEMQHGTMLAIATAIEWRILKQVGCSQDWVVLKKIILTAFQFLNQSNPILLSAACNTFGQLGRITPLPLLEGKTRLSENPGKLDVFEKLMEFTNNEKLVSKVRLLACKAIGMLCIGDAQSRAHVKLIFDTFLSKAKDHKNIDIHLAVGETLVCCILGSSHKLARNMWVMSESEFSHSSEDFYPILDEILSKLLEKVSYLHPNSRQATCIWLYTITKECARAKPVLERLKEIQSSFVEFLSENNEMVQTLGSKGLALVYDNGDAAVRAELVDLLVRQLSEGKRSVIQVTSDTKLFEDDALGKAPTGANLTTYKDICSFASDMNQPDLIYTFLNMANHNALWNSKKGAAFGFSSIAENAREQLAPHLSKIIPRLYRYQFDPTPRTQASMSAIWQSLVPEPSKTIELYHKEIFVDLIKNLTSNHYRVRQSCCSALTDFLRGPGSSALESCVDSIPELWSSLFRVMDDVHDSTRKSAQKSATIISQICVRRCDSKYGKSGEAMIKALLTPILDKGISNQVSEVRTISLLTVSELVKSSGNFLREHLVTLIPALLEATEDLELAGAYASTRLSSDASSQEKFDDFRASLVKSHYTTQTVSKCVQYLTNDVLKELAPRIIELLRVSVSLSTRIAASHFIVLVVLEATTSHIDLQPYSGKILSALLNGLTDRNSSIRNTYAAAVGHVVRISKDSSVDKLIKKLNTIFVVKEDTKIRSALGSALAIMMKHSPDKLKSQSDALIPLTFYAMQAEDKDLKKVWEDLWHDIAPSSESAILRNIDSVCNFLKTMLDSPSWNEKAQAATGMKVLASKLGEQLSLDHRKRLIEYLLEGLAGRTWTGKENLLAALTALCYSYPKVHPVNDNLPNLIADLVLKECRKENLKYRTKALSAVGVILRSLEVDRFSAVYDIVQEVNAKRGESLVDESDNLKEKTEKQNSLTALKEAAFITLGEAWPKNSATQTIYQEKIITQCVSCLNTSERSVQVAVMSALHRYIDGCAILEDKVEDPSPFKNMLPQILEALSCALDVARMEELEELKQLFNSHLESLSTDSSPEIKCRVADIKTYFELST; translated from the exons TGCTCTTGGAACGTGTTTTTCTGAGAGTAGGATCTGCTGATTCAGAGGAACAGTTAGCAAATTGTATATCTAAATTTTTGGCTCCAGTTCTTCTCAAATTGTCTACCTCGCATGACACTGTGCGAAACAAG GTTGTTGAACTCCTCACTCACTTGAACAAAAGATTGAAAACATACAAAACGATGCAGCTACCATTACTGGAACTATTAGATACCTATCGTAATACTACTTCTTCATTTGTTCag aacTTCACCATTATTTATATCAAAGTAGGGTTCCCACGAATGAGCGTCGAGGAGCAGCTGGACCTACTTCCAGCATTATTCAGTGCTGTAGAAGGAAAGCCGCAGAACAATATGGAAAG CATTATCATGCTTTTCCTTGAGTCTCTTGTCAACATAAAAGTAAGTGTTTTCATGAAAAGGAGGAATGACATTTTCGATGGAAAACCGAAACTAACAAAGGTTCTTTTAGACTACACCCTGGACATCCTCTTACTTCCCATTGTAAAATATGACTCCATACCCCCCGGCATGAGTGAATACTCTCACAATAGAGTCATATCCGAGTTATCAGACCCATCTTACAGAACAGATAAAACTGATTTAGAGAAGCTTAAAATCACAATAATTGAGCTTTTATCAAGTCAGATTTTTGAGTATGAAAAACTTTTAACTCATGCTGTTATTGCTTCTAAAGATCCAAGAACATCCGTTTGTCAAAAAGGCGAAAATCTCCTGGCAGTTTtgttaaaaagtataaaaaaattcggtcaAGAAACTACTCTACCTCTCTATGCTTTGTTCACTGGCTCCGATAATTCTGTTCAGATTGAAAAATCGAAGCAAAAAAATTCTTTGTCTCCCGCTGTAAAAGTGAAAATCCTCGAAATCTTAATTAAAATCCGGCAAGGTGCTATTATTTGGCCTGCATGTATTCAGATTGCTTTTCTGGCTTTGCAGCTCGGTACGACAGAAAACAAGGACATGAAACTAATGTCTCTCGGTTTCCAGTTTACGCATTTAATGATCAGTGAAGTCAGAACGGAGGAGTTGGAGAAAGTTGCGATTGTTTTGTTAAATTCAGCATTCCTAAAAATACTTGATCCAAAGAGTGATTACTCTGATACCTTGCGGCAACAAGCCTATACCTCTGCTGGTCTTTTAGTAAAGAAAGTACCTTTTTTAGTCAGAGATAATATCAAAattgtctttaattttttcaatgcccTCTCAGAAGTTGAGAATCATGATACTAAAGTGGCCATTAAAGAAGCCTTAATAAGTATGTCCTCTGCATTCAGAGATAACAAAATAAATGAGGCCATGCTTGATGAGTTGCTAACCTTCCTGGCGACGCAATGCGATGCAAGTGTTTTGAGTGGCTTTGCAGTGATTCACTACCTGGTCAATGTTTTCCCTACATCCAACGCTTCAGCTAGATTTATTCTCCTCCTCATTGCAGGCAAAAGTCATCCCGATCTTTCTGAAGAGGCAAAGAAGCATTTGTATGGCTATGATCATAACATCGAGTCAGAAATGAAACTTGAAGATCTACCCTCATTTTGTAATATGACTGAAACCGTCCTCCGAGAACTGGAATCCAGGTCTCCCATTGACTTCAATAAGCCGGGCACCAGACTTCCAATGCCCGTCTCAAATTTGTCTCTCATTTTCTCCGATTTAAGTCTGTGTCTCAAGCACAGTGCAGGAATTAAAAGTATCTCCTGTCATATGCGGCACCCCTCGAATGAAACTCCAAAAGTTGCACACTACTTAAAACATCTGCACACTTCACAACCCAAAATTCTGAGCGATTATGTGCAGCTGCTTCAAAGAGCTTTAGAAACTGAGGTAAACTTCGCACCCCTGTTTTGCTTGGTAGAATGTGTTGGGACCATTCCAGAAATTATTGTGCCTCAACTCACCATAAAATTAGATTTGCTGGAGACCCTTTTTGGACACAGCCGAGAAGATATTCGAGAGAATATTGCATTACTGTATGGACCGTTCACGAGTTATTCTCTGACAGATACAGAATTCGATGAtcgaatattcaaaatttgtgaaagcTCTCTAGATCCAGCCAGCAAAGCATTAGAAATGCAACATGGTACTATGCTAGCTATTGCTACAGCTATCGAATGGCGAATTTTGAAGCAGGTAGGTTGCAGTCAAGACTGGGttgtcttgaaaaaaataattcttactgcttttcagtttttaaatcaATCAAACCCAATTTTACTGTCTGCTGCGTGTAACACATTTGGGCAGTTAGGTCGAATAACGCCACTTCCTCTTCTGGAAGGAAAAACTCGACTCTCAGAAAATCCAGGAAAACTTgacgtttttgaaaaattgatggagTTCACCAACAACGAAAAATTAGTTTCCAAAGTTAGGTTACTAGCTTGTAAAGCAATAGGGATGCTATGCATTGGGGATGCACAGTCTCGTGCCCAtgtgaaattaatttttgatacCTTCCTATCTAAAGCAAAAGATCATAAAAACATTGATATTCACTTGGCCGTGGGTGAAACACTTGTCTGTTGCATCCTAGGCTCATCTCACAAACTAGCTCGCAATATGTGGGTCATGAGTGAAtcagaattttctcattcttcaGAAGACTTTTATCCCATTCTAGATGAAATTCTCTCCAAATTACTGGAGAAAGTCTCATATTTGCATCCTAACTCTCGTCAAGCAACTTGTATATGGCTCTACACAATAACAAAAGAATGTGCTCGCGCAAAACCAGTCCTAGAACGTCTGAAAGAAATACAGAGTTCATTTGTAGAATTTTTATCGGAAAACAACGAAATGGTACAAACACTCGGCTCCAAAGGCTTAGCATTGGTTTATGATAATGGGGATGCTGCTGTTCGTGCTGAGTTGGTTGACCTATTAGTGAGGCAGTTATCTGAAGGAAAGAGAAGCGTCATTCAAGTGACCTCTGATACCAAGTTATTTGAAGATGATGCATTGGGTAAAGCACCTACTGGTGCTAACCTAACAACTTATAAAGATATCTGCTCCTTTGCCTCGGATATGAACCAACCAGACCTAATTTACACATTCCTCAATATGGCAAATCACAATGCTTTGTGGAACTCCAAAAAAGGAGCTGCTTTTGGCTTTTCATCTATTGCGGAAAATGCCCGCGAACAACTCGCCCCTCATCTTTCAAAAATCATTCCTCGTTTATATCGATATCAGTTTGACCCAACTCCTCGTACGCAAGCTTCAATGTCAGCCATTTGGCAGTCCCTTGTTCCTGAGCCCTCAAAAACCATTGAATTGTATCATAAAGAGATTTTTGTAGATCTAATAAAAAATCTTACGTCAAATCATTATCGAGTTCGGCAGTCATGTTGCAGCGCTCTTACAGATTTTCTGCGGGGACCAGGGAGTTCTGCCTTGGAGTCGTGCGTTGACAGTATTCCTGAACTCTGGTCCTCCCTATTCCGTGTAATGGATGATGTACATGATAGTACAAGAAAGTCAGCTCAAAAAAGTGCAACTATCATATCGCAAATTTGTGTACGGCGGTGTGATTCAAAATATGGTAAGTCGGGAGAAGCCATGATCAAAGCCCTTTTGACTCCTATATTGGACAAAGGTATTAGTAACCAAGTATCGGAGGTTAGAACAATCAGCCTCCTTACTGTGTCCGAGCTAGTGAaaagttctggaaattttctaAGAGAACATCTTGTAACATTAATTCCAGCTCTCCTTGAGGCTACGGAAGATCTGGAACTTGCAGGTGCATATGCAAGCACACGCCTCAGTTCAGATGCTTCaagtcaagaaaaatttgatgacttTAGAGCATCTCTAGTCAAATCACATTATACCACACAAACAGTCTCCAAATGTGTGCAGTATCTTACCAATGATGTCTTGAAGGAATTAGCTCCCAGAATCATCGAACTACTCCGTGTCTCAGTTAGTTTAAGCACTAGAATAGCCGCCTCACACTTTATTGTTCTGGTAGTACTAGAAGCCACTACTAGCCACATAGATCTGCAGCCCTACAGTGGCAAAATTCTCAGTGCTCTCTTAAATGGTCTGACCGATCGTAACTCTTCCATTCGTAATACGTACGCTGCAGCGGTAGGACATGTCGTAAGAATATCTAAAGATTCAAGTGTGGACAAATTGATCAAGAAACTGAACACAATTTTCGTAGTAAAGGAAGATACCAAAATTAGGAGTGCTCTCGGATCTGCACTGGCTATTATGATGAAACATAGTCCTGACAAACTTAAAAGTCAGTCTGATGCCCTGATCCCATTAACATTCTATGCAATGCAAGCAgaagataaagatttgaaaaaggTCTGGGAGGATTTATGGCATGATATTGCTCCAAGTAGTGAAAGTGCTATCTTGCGCAATATTGATtcagtttgtaattttttgaagaCTATGTTGGATTCTCCGTCATGGAACGAAAAAGCCCAG GCAGCAACTGGAATGAAAGTCCTGGCCTCCAAACTGGGAGAACAATTAAGCTTGGATCATCGAAAGCGACTTATTGAATATTTACTGGAAGGATTAGCCGGCAGGACTTGGACTGGGAAGGAAAATTTACTTGCAGCTCTCACAGCATTGTGTTATTCATACCCGAAAGTGCATCCAGTCAATGATAACCTTCCCAATCTCATTGCTGATTTAGTTTTGAAGGAATGTCGAAAAGAAAACCTCAAGTATCGAACTAAAGCATTGTCAGCAGTAGGTGTAATCTTACGATCACTTGAAGTTGATCGCTTTTCAGCTGTTTATGACATTGTTCAAGAAGTAAATGCTAAGAGGGGTGAGTCGTTAGTGGATGAAAGTGACAACCTCAAAGAAAAGACCGAGAAACAAAATTCACTGACTGCTTTAAAAGAAGCTGCATTTATAACACTGGGCGAAGCTTGGCCAAAGAATAGTGCTACTCAAA ctatttatcaagaaaaaataatcactcAATGCGTATCGTGTTTGAATACCAGTGAAAGGTCGGTTCAAGTTGCTGTTATGTCAGCGCTACATCGGTATATCGATGGATGTGCAATCCTTGAAGACAAAGTAGAAGACCCATCTCCATTTAAGAATATGTTACCTCAAATCCTTGAGGCCTTAAGTTGTGCCCTAG
- the LOC109033309 gene encoding proteasome adapter and scaffold protein ECM29 isoform X7 yields the protein MQTGQETKRTDALTQVLLERVFLRVGSADSEEQLANCISKFLAPVLLKLSTSHDTVRNKVVELLTHLNKRLKTYKTMQLPLLELLDTYRNTTSSFVQNFTIIYIKVGFPRMSVEEQLDLLPALFSAVEGKPQNNMESIIMLFLESLVNIKVSVFMKRRNDIFDGKPKLTKVLLDYTLDILLLPIVKYDSIPPGMSEYSHNRVISELSDPSYRTDKTDLEKLKITIIELLSSQIFEYEKLLTHAVIASKDPRTSVCQKGENLLAVLLKSIKKFGQETTLPLYALFTGSDNSVQIEKSKQKNSLSPAVKVKILEILIKIRQGAIIWPACIQIAFLALQLGTTENKDMKLMSLGFQFTHLMISEVRTEELEKVAIVLLNSAFLKILDPKSDYSDTLRQQAYTSAGLLVKKVPFLVRDNIKIVFNFFNALSEVENHDTKVAIKEALISMSSAFRDNKINEAMLDELLTFLATQCDASVLSGFAVIHYLVNVFPTSNASARFILLLIAGKSHPDLSEEAKKHLYGYDHNIESEMKLEDLPSFCNMTETVLRELESRSPIDFNKPGTRLPMPVSNLSLIFSDLSLCLKHSAGIKSISCHMRHPSNETPKVAHYLKHLHTSQPKILSDYVQLLQRALETEVNFAPLFCLVECVGTIPEIIVPQLTIKLDLLETLFGHSREDIRENIALLYGPFTSYSLTDTEFDDRIFKICESSLDPASKALEMQHGTMLAIATAIEWRILKQVGCSQDWVVLKKIILTAFQFLNQSNPILLSAACNTFGQLGRITPLPLLEGKTRLSENPGKLDVFEKLMEFTNNEKLVSKVRLLACKAIGMLCIGDAQSRAHVKLIFDTFLSKAKDHKNIDIHLAVGETLVCCILGSSHKLARNMWVMSESEFSHSSEDFYPILDEILSKLLEKVSYLHPNSRQATCIWLYTITKECARAKPVLERLKEIQSSFVEFLSENNEMVQTLGSKGLALVYDNGDAAVRAELVDLLVRQLSEGKRSVIQVTSDTKLFEDDALGKAPTGANLTTYKDICSFASDMNQPDLIYTFLNMANHNALWNSKKGAAFGFSSIAENAREQLAPHLSKIIPRLYRYQFDPTPRTQASMSAIWQSLVPEPSKTIELYHKEIFVDLIKNLTSNHYRVRQSCCSALTDFLRGPGSSALESCVDSIPELWSSLFRVMDDVHDSTRKSAQKSATIISQICVRRCDSKYGKSGEAMIKALLTPILDKGISNQVSEVRTISLLTVSELVKSSGNFLREHLVTLIPALLEATEDLELAGAYASTRLSSDASSQEKFDDFRASLVKSHYTTQTVSKCVQYLTNDVLKELAPRIIELLRVSVSLSTRIAASHFIVLVVLEATTSHIDLQPYSGKILSALLNGLTDRNSSIRNTYAAAVGHVVRISKDSSVDKLIKKLNTIFVVKEDTKIRSALGSALAIMMKHSPDKLKSQSDALIPLTFYAMQAEDKDLKKVWEDLWHDIAPSSESAILRNIDSVCNFLKTMLDSPSWNEKAQAATGMKVLASKLGEQLSLDHRKRLIEYLLEGLAGRTWTGKENLLAALTALCYSYPKVHPVNDNLPNLIADLVLKECRKENLKYRTKALSAVGVILRSLEVDRFSAVYDIVQEVNAKRGESLVDESDNLKEKTEKQNSLTALKEAAFITLGEAWPKNSATQTIYQEKIITQCVSCLNTSERSVQVAVMSALHRYIDGCAILEDKVEDPSPFKNMLPQILEALSCALGKNNQH from the exons TGCTCTTGGAACGTGTTTTTCTGAGAGTAGGATCTGCTGATTCAGAGGAACAGTTAGCAAATTGTATATCTAAATTTTTGGCTCCAGTTCTTCTCAAATTGTCTACCTCGCATGACACTGTGCGAAACAAG GTTGTTGAACTCCTCACTCACTTGAACAAAAGATTGAAAACATACAAAACGATGCAGCTACCATTACTGGAACTATTAGATACCTATCGTAATACTACTTCTTCATTTGTTCag aacTTCACCATTATTTATATCAAAGTAGGGTTCCCACGAATGAGCGTCGAGGAGCAGCTGGACCTACTTCCAGCATTATTCAGTGCTGTAGAAGGAAAGCCGCAGAACAATATGGAAAG CATTATCATGCTTTTCCTTGAGTCTCTTGTCAACATAAAAGTAAGTGTTTTCATGAAAAGGAGGAATGACATTTTCGATGGAAAACCGAAACTAACAAAGGTTCTTTTAGACTACACCCTGGACATCCTCTTACTTCCCATTGTAAAATATGACTCCATACCCCCCGGCATGAGTGAATACTCTCACAATAGAGTCATATCCGAGTTATCAGACCCATCTTACAGAACAGATAAAACTGATTTAGAGAAGCTTAAAATCACAATAATTGAGCTTTTATCAAGTCAGATTTTTGAGTATGAAAAACTTTTAACTCATGCTGTTATTGCTTCTAAAGATCCAAGAACATCCGTTTGTCAAAAAGGCGAAAATCTCCTGGCAGTTTtgttaaaaagtataaaaaaattcggtcaAGAAACTACTCTACCTCTCTATGCTTTGTTCACTGGCTCCGATAATTCTGTTCAGATTGAAAAATCGAAGCAAAAAAATTCTTTGTCTCCCGCTGTAAAAGTGAAAATCCTCGAAATCTTAATTAAAATCCGGCAAGGTGCTATTATTTGGCCTGCATGTATTCAGATTGCTTTTCTGGCTTTGCAGCTCGGTACGACAGAAAACAAGGACATGAAACTAATGTCTCTCGGTTTCCAGTTTACGCATTTAATGATCAGTGAAGTCAGAACGGAGGAGTTGGAGAAAGTTGCGATTGTTTTGTTAAATTCAGCATTCCTAAAAATACTTGATCCAAAGAGTGATTACTCTGATACCTTGCGGCAACAAGCCTATACCTCTGCTGGTCTTTTAGTAAAGAAAGTACCTTTTTTAGTCAGAGATAATATCAAAattgtctttaattttttcaatgcccTCTCAGAAGTTGAGAATCATGATACTAAAGTGGCCATTAAAGAAGCCTTAATAAGTATGTCCTCTGCATTCAGAGATAACAAAATAAATGAGGCCATGCTTGATGAGTTGCTAACCTTCCTGGCGACGCAATGCGATGCAAGTGTTTTGAGTGGCTTTGCAGTGATTCACTACCTGGTCAATGTTTTCCCTACATCCAACGCTTCAGCTAGATTTATTCTCCTCCTCATTGCAGGCAAAAGTCATCCCGATCTTTCTGAAGAGGCAAAGAAGCATTTGTATGGCTATGATCATAACATCGAGTCAGAAATGAAACTTGAAGATCTACCCTCATTTTGTAATATGACTGAAACCGTCCTCCGAGAACTGGAATCCAGGTCTCCCATTGACTTCAATAAGCCGGGCACCAGACTTCCAATGCCCGTCTCAAATTTGTCTCTCATTTTCTCCGATTTAAGTCTGTGTCTCAAGCACAGTGCAGGAATTAAAAGTATCTCCTGTCATATGCGGCACCCCTCGAATGAAACTCCAAAAGTTGCACACTACTTAAAACATCTGCACACTTCACAACCCAAAATTCTGAGCGATTATGTGCAGCTGCTTCAAAGAGCTTTAGAAACTGAGGTAAACTTCGCACCCCTGTTTTGCTTGGTAGAATGTGTTGGGACCATTCCAGAAATTATTGTGCCTCAACTCACCATAAAATTAGATTTGCTGGAGACCCTTTTTGGACACAGCCGAGAAGATATTCGAGAGAATATTGCATTACTGTATGGACCGTTCACGAGTTATTCTCTGACAGATACAGAATTCGATGAtcgaatattcaaaatttgtgaaagcTCTCTAGATCCAGCCAGCAAAGCATTAGAAATGCAACATGGTACTATGCTAGCTATTGCTACAGCTATCGAATGGCGAATTTTGAAGCAGGTAGGTTGCAGTCAAGACTGGGttgtcttgaaaaaaataattcttactgcttttcagtttttaaatcaATCAAACCCAATTTTACTGTCTGCTGCGTGTAACACATTTGGGCAGTTAGGTCGAATAACGCCACTTCCTCTTCTGGAAGGAAAAACTCGACTCTCAGAAAATCCAGGAAAACTTgacgtttttgaaaaattgatggagTTCACCAACAACGAAAAATTAGTTTCCAAAGTTAGGTTACTAGCTTGTAAAGCAATAGGGATGCTATGCATTGGGGATGCACAGTCTCGTGCCCAtgtgaaattaatttttgatacCTTCCTATCTAAAGCAAAAGATCATAAAAACATTGATATTCACTTGGCCGTGGGTGAAACACTTGTCTGTTGCATCCTAGGCTCATCTCACAAACTAGCTCGCAATATGTGGGTCATGAGTGAAtcagaattttctcattcttcaGAAGACTTTTATCCCATTCTAGATGAAATTCTCTCCAAATTACTGGAGAAAGTCTCATATTTGCATCCTAACTCTCGTCAAGCAACTTGTATATGGCTCTACACAATAACAAAAGAATGTGCTCGCGCAAAACCAGTCCTAGAACGTCTGAAAGAAATACAGAGTTCATTTGTAGAATTTTTATCGGAAAACAACGAAATGGTACAAACACTCGGCTCCAAAGGCTTAGCATTGGTTTATGATAATGGGGATGCTGCTGTTCGTGCTGAGTTGGTTGACCTATTAGTGAGGCAGTTATCTGAAGGAAAGAGAAGCGTCATTCAAGTGACCTCTGATACCAAGTTATTTGAAGATGATGCATTGGGTAAAGCACCTACTGGTGCTAACCTAACAACTTATAAAGATATCTGCTCCTTTGCCTCGGATATGAACCAACCAGACCTAATTTACACATTCCTCAATATGGCAAATCACAATGCTTTGTGGAACTCCAAAAAAGGAGCTGCTTTTGGCTTTTCATCTATTGCGGAAAATGCCCGCGAACAACTCGCCCCTCATCTTTCAAAAATCATTCCTCGTTTATATCGATATCAGTTTGACCCAACTCCTCGTACGCAAGCTTCAATGTCAGCCATTTGGCAGTCCCTTGTTCCTGAGCCCTCAAAAACCATTGAATTGTATCATAAAGAGATTTTTGTAGATCTAATAAAAAATCTTACGTCAAATCATTATCGAGTTCGGCAGTCATGTTGCAGCGCTCTTACAGATTTTCTGCGGGGACCAGGGAGTTCTGCCTTGGAGTCGTGCGTTGACAGTATTCCTGAACTCTGGTCCTCCCTATTCCGTGTAATGGATGATGTACATGATAGTACAAGAAAGTCAGCTCAAAAAAGTGCAACTATCATATCGCAAATTTGTGTACGGCGGTGTGATTCAAAATATGGTAAGTCGGGAGAAGCCATGATCAAAGCCCTTTTGACTCCTATATTGGACAAAGGTATTAGTAACCAAGTATCGGAGGTTAGAACAATCAGCCTCCTTACTGTGTCCGAGCTAGTGAaaagttctggaaattttctaAGAGAACATCTTGTAACATTAATTCCAGCTCTCCTTGAGGCTACGGAAGATCTGGAACTTGCAGGTGCATATGCAAGCACACGCCTCAGTTCAGATGCTTCaagtcaagaaaaatttgatgacttTAGAGCATCTCTAGTCAAATCACATTATACCACACAAACAGTCTCCAAATGTGTGCAGTATCTTACCAATGATGTCTTGAAGGAATTAGCTCCCAGAATCATCGAACTACTCCGTGTCTCAGTTAGTTTAAGCACTAGAATAGCCGCCTCACACTTTATTGTTCTGGTAGTACTAGAAGCCACTACTAGCCACATAGATCTGCAGCCCTACAGTGGCAAAATTCTCAGTGCTCTCTTAAATGGTCTGACCGATCGTAACTCTTCCATTCGTAATACGTACGCTGCAGCGGTAGGACATGTCGTAAGAATATCTAAAGATTCAAGTGTGGACAAATTGATCAAGAAACTGAACACAATTTTCGTAGTAAAGGAAGATACCAAAATTAGGAGTGCTCTCGGATCTGCACTGGCTATTATGATGAAACATAGTCCTGACAAACTTAAAAGTCAGTCTGATGCCCTGATCCCATTAACATTCTATGCAATGCAAGCAgaagataaagatttgaaaaaggTCTGGGAGGATTTATGGCATGATATTGCTCCAAGTAGTGAAAGTGCTATCTTGCGCAATATTGATtcagtttgtaattttttgaagaCTATGTTGGATTCTCCGTCATGGAACGAAAAAGCCCAG GCAGCAACTGGAATGAAAGTCCTGGCCTCCAAACTGGGAGAACAATTAAGCTTGGATCATCGAAAGCGACTTATTGAATATTTACTGGAAGGATTAGCCGGCAGGACTTGGACTGGGAAGGAAAATTTACTTGCAGCTCTCACAGCATTGTGTTATTCATACCCGAAAGTGCATCCAGTCAATGATAACCTTCCCAATCTCATTGCTGATTTAGTTTTGAAGGAATGTCGAAAAGAAAACCTCAAGTATCGAACTAAAGCATTGTCAGCAGTAGGTGTAATCTTACGATCACTTGAAGTTGATCGCTTTTCAGCTGTTTATGACATTGTTCAAGAAGTAAATGCTAAGAGGGGTGAGTCGTTAGTGGATGAAAGTGACAACCTCAAAGAAAAGACCGAGAAACAAAATTCACTGACTGCTTTAAAAGAAGCTGCATTTATAACACTGGGCGAAGCTTGGCCAAAGAATAGTGCTACTCAAA ctatttatcaagaaaaaataatcactcAATGCGTATCGTGTTTGAATACCAGTGAAAGGTCGGTTCAAGTTGCTGTTATGTCAGCGCTACATCGGTATATCGATGGATGTGCAATCCTTGAAGACAAAGTAGAAGACCCATCTCCATTTAAGAATATGTTACCTCAAATCCTTGAGGCCTTAAGTTGTGCCCTAG ggaaaaataatcaacattGA